GCTTCGACTGCAATGTGTTTTATACCCGTTCTCAGTGCGCGATTCATATGGATGTCCCGAATAGTGAGGGCGTTGAGCCGGGCGTGACGTTTATGGCGCGTGAGCTGGCGACGCTGCGTGAAAAAGGGCTGACACAGCAAGAGTTTGATGCGCTGATTGCGCGCAAGACGGACGAGCTGAACAAGCTGTTTGCGACCTATGCGCGGACCAGCACGGACATCCTGATGGATCAGCGATTGCGCTCCCAACAGAATGGCGTCGTAGATATTTCTCCCGAGCAGTATCAGAAACTGCGCCAGACCTATCTGTCCGCGTTGACGCTCGATATGCTGAATCAGGAACTGCACCAGCAGCTGGTACAGGATACAACGCTGATGTTGATCCAACAGCCTGGTGAACCGGAAGCGAATATGAAAGCGTTGCAGGAAGCCTACGACCGGATTATGACACCAGCGACCGAGCCGGTTGCCAGCGCCGCGGCGGCTGCGCCTGAAGGTGCCATTCCTGAAGGAACGAAACCGCAGGAAACGGCACCTGCTGCACAGTAATTCGTTAATCAGTCAGTCATTAATCAGTAAATAGAAAAGGCCGCGATTGCGGCCTTTTACTTATTATCACGCGACAGCCTGTTTATGCAGGCATTGCCTCTAGCGGGATAATTGCGCCACGGTATTGAATGACCGTGCTGGCCGTCAGGTGACCGCGCTGTGCGGCTTCCTGTGTGCTACCGCCGTTCAGACGTACTGCCAGATAACCTGCGCTGAAAGAGTCGCCTGCGGCGGTGGTATCGACCACTTTCTCTTTTGGCAGTTTGATCGCAGGGACATCAACCAGCTCCTGTCCGCGTTCAGACACGATGCAGGAATCGGCACCGCGTTTGATGACGACTTCGTTGACGCCCAAACCGTGCGTCCGATCCAGCACTGCTTCCAGCGGCTTCGTGCCCCACAGCATGTCTTCGTCATCCAGTGTCAGGAAAGCGATATCAGTACAGGACAGAATGTCGGTGTAGGCCTGCTGCGTTTCTTCTTTGCTCTGCCACAGACGTGGACGGTAGTTGTTATCAAAAATCACTTTACCGCCGTTAGCGCGGCAGGCGCGCAGCAGGGCGAGAAGGCGCTGACGGCTTTCTGGGTTCAGAATCGCCAGACTGATGCCGCTCAGGTAGAGATAGTCAAACTGTGCCAGCGACTGACCGATTTTTTCTGCTTCCGGGCTGTCCAGCCAGTAGCGGGCCGCGGCATCATTACGCCAATAGTAGAATGTACGCTCGCCGCTATCGTCGGTTTCAATGAAGTATAAACCGGGCAGCTTGTTGTCCAGTCGCTGA
The nucleotide sequence above comes from Pectobacterium brasiliense. Encoded proteins:
- a CDS encoding sugar kinase, producing the protein MTTTNIAVIGECMIELSQKGTDLNRGFGGDTLNTAVYIARQVNADKLGVHYVTALGTDSFSTEMVAAWQKEGVKTDLIQRLDNKLPGLYFIETDDSGERTFYYWRNDAAARYWLDSPEAEKIGQSLAQFDYLYLSGISLAILNPESRQRLLALLRACRANGGKVIFDNNYRPRLWQSKEETQQAYTDILSCTDIAFLTLDDEDMLWGTKPLEAVLDRTHGLGVNEVVIKRGADSCIVSERGQELVDVPAIKLPKEKVVDTTAAGDSFSAGYLAVRLNGGSTQEAAQRGHLTASTVIQYRGAIIPLEAMPA